The region cccgaaccaaccgaggacctcaaaaactctcagatgggactctgagtctcataagagaacggagagaaatgaggttgcagtcttcagttgatatggtcgaatacagacgtctaaacagacagatcgccaaagcaagacgttgcgatatgagacgctacaattgcaagcctgacctgttcggcagactctgttgacccaactgaagaccgacactggcaacaccgtttcatcagtgcccgaaattctgggagaaattgagagattctacggacagttatacaccacaacacaaaaccctattaccagcggtgctcacgacagccgagcgccactcacccgacactataccgaagatattccggacgtcagtctagacgagattagtatagctctcaaacagctaaaaaacaacaaagctccgggagatgatggaataacgacagaacttctgaaagccggcggtagaccgattttaatagcacttcggaggctgtttaattccgtcatactcgaaggcacaagcccggaggcatggagcagaagtgtagtgactttgttcttcaagaaaggcaacaaagccctattgaagaattatagacccattgcacttctgagccatgtgtacaagctgttttcgagagttattacgaatcgtctcgagcaaagactcgacgacttccagccacccgaacaagccgggttccgaaaaggctatagtaccatagatcatatacacacgcttcggcaggttatacagaagaccgaggagtataatctacctttatgtctagcgtttgtggactatgagaaagcctttgattctattgagctctgggcgatgcttcaatcccttcagcggtgccatatagactatcgctatatcgaggtgttgagatgtatgtacaatgctgccacaatgtcagttcgattacacgaacatagcacaaaaccgatccagttgcaaaggggcgtgagacagggagatgttatttctccgaaactgttcacctgtgcactggaagatgtttttaagcttgtagagtggaaaagactgggcattaacgtcaatggcgaatatatctctcatctacgatttgctgatgacatagttattatggcggaaacgctggaggagttaggcgaaatgctcacagacctcaatgatgcctctaaacaagttgggctgaaaatgaacatggacaagacaaaggtcatgtcgaacgaacatgtttcatcatcgcccgtaactgtaggaggtgtcaccatcgaagttgtcgatcagtatccctacctaggacaagtgatccgattaggtaaatccaacttcgataaagaggtagctcgtagaatccaactcggatgggtagcgttcgggaaattacgacacatcttcactgaaaacatacctcagtgtctgaaaacaaacgttttcaatcagtgcgtgttgccagtgatgacttacggagccgagacgtggtgcttcaccaaagggcttatccacaagctcagagttgctcaacgtgctatggaaagggctatgttaggcgtgtccctgcgagataggattcgtaatgaagaaatccgcaggagaactaaagttaccgacatagccaaaaggattagcacgctgaagtggcaatgggctggccacgtagcccgcagagccgacgaccgctggagtagaaaggttctggagtggagaccccgtgtcggcaaacggcgtgtcggtcgccccccaacccgttggtctgatgatctgcggaaggtagcgggaagccgctggatgcagatggcgggtgaccgtttggggtggcgatcgttaggagaggcctatgtccaacagtggactacagaaggctgagagagagagagagagagagacagCACAGTTTgtagaaaaaatatctaaaaataaatacatgcaAATTACTAACAACAATGGGTAATgcaaattataataacaatatattaggtacttatacaattttataaataatttttatataggtataaaattctCAGTTTCTCTATTTACTGACTCATTaatgttaaattataataaaacagagtgcttaaataataacttacatCTTTAGGTGCCAGTCTCTGTTTGGCTACTTCATAGATTCCAAAGCGAGCTGTTGAATATGTTAGCTGACGCAACAGGGATGCAGAGATACCGTTGTACAACCCCATAATACCTGAAATTACCATAATTTTAAACTACATTGAATTTCAGGAGTTCATGGAAAAGAAagtataaagttttaaaagtacttattaaaaagaCAGTTAAATTACTTAGTGCAAATGAGAAGACCTTGATAATGCTATAAATGAAATGCTAAAGCAGATTGCCTTGATCTACTTTCATCTGCATAGGTAAATACATATGCAATGTTAGCTATGTGtacatgtaagtacttatgtgcaTTGAGTGCAATTAGGAGTAGTACACAGGAGCCGTAATAAATGGAATAAGATTCAAATATGATACAACTGCTACTGTCAGATCATATTCTCCAGCAAATACCAACATTAAAATGAAGCCTATATGTAATCACTTTTCAACATCCAATCTATTCCTATATTTAAATGCTCCTAACACATGATTACTTATGGGCTAGGTATTGATGATCACAATAACAAATGCCTACTAACCCTGGTTAGACACAACAATCTTGGTGAGCTGGAAGATGGAGATGTTCTTCCCCTTCTGCGTCTGCATCTGCACCTTGAGCAGGTCGAGGGGGTGCGTGACgcacgccgcgcccgccgacGCCAGCCCGCCGAAGTACCACCGGTTCACGCGCACTTCCGTAGCCTTTGACATCCTatactgaaattaaaaaaaaaattaaatggcTAATTTGCTTGATTATGTTAACTATTGTCGGTTTCTTGAGGTCTAGAGgtatatacaatacattttaaaataaaactctgGCTGgacaacaataataaaacgCATGTTATTGGTGGAATCACAGTCAGAGagccataaaaaataaatttgttaataaaatatttgcatcaaatttcatacacgtcaataatttcaaaaatttacattGTTTCTATATGCAAACTATTGCAATGTGGTATAACtttctataaattttaattaatttaatgcaaGTTAGGTTAAAGTTCATACATTTCCTGTATCAGCACTCTTGCTACCACTGTTTggtcaaaataataatggttccgattgttaaattaaattttactaaTACAATCTTGAGAGATATCATCAATACTCAATGTTTTgcttcattattataattaaatgtaaatagtttttttaattttccacAATCACACATTTATCACTCCCCCTCACACACACATTTTTGATCGGATAACAGCAGATGACAGAGGAGCAGATAACAGGTAGAGATGACAGGTGACAGGCAGCACAAACAAATCACCCAGAATAAAATTTCCAAAAATGTGTTTTTGAACGCTCAAACTGACACCCATGCTTTTCAATATTATGAGACAGTCGTGTCTTTAACGAAGTTGGCttcatttttgtatttttgagacaataaataaaaattataaaggtatttcatcactgtagccGGCAGGAGGGAGAAATTTTATCAAGTTCTGTTTTACAAAAATGTATTCACAAGGTATTCGAGCATTGGTTATATCTGTCTCATCTGTCAAATACGTCAAAGCAAATAATTTGAAAACATAACCTCAACCTCTGTTATCttgtttttgtattattttcaaacgTTGTTTAATTTGTGGTTCTTCTTTGATTTTATACAGATAAAGTTCATCATTGTGGTATTCATTCAAATAGTTTTACAATAGTACTCACTTGGAGAAGTGTTTCCTTACACGAAAGTGAGTTTTGTAACTTCGTGTAAATTTCCACTGTGAAATCTcgtgagtttatttactttattactaATATTATCACTGATGCACACACTGATTGGCCAGAAGGCTAGAATCGACAATCGACCCAACAAACAGTTCTACCTACACTAACAGAGGCGTGCGCTCTTGCCTATCGTTCGCGCGCTACTAGTACTATGTGTCAAATATGGGAGAAATAACTTCCTGATAATGCGAATAAGACATTCACTCGTGGGTGACATTGAGTTACGTAACTCGTCTTATCTGAACTTAACATTAGCTTATCACTAACAGAGTTCCTAGAGCAATTTAACTTTGGCCTAGTGATTTGTTGCTGATAGTCTTCAAGTACTTACAGCTGTTTCAATGTTGGTTGCAGGTCAGCATGGCATCAGACATATTATCTATACTGAAGCTGGACCCGGCAACCACAAGCAGCAGCGGCGGGAAAGTTATCATAGCCAAGGAGCTGAATGGTTGTGAGAGCacctttattattagtagCTTCTTTGGAGAGTACTACAGATCCTCCACACATACACTTCTAGTGCTGCTGCACAATCCCCTGTCTCATTACCAAAATGTCAGTCTACGAATGAACtacaatttacaaaaactaATAGACTCTGGACATTTGGAAGTTTGTGACTTGGCTAAAAAAAGTGTGGACAATTTACTAACTGGAAACAGTCAGCTAAAGGACATGGGGGCAAAGGTGATGGACAAACTCACAGAAATGAAGAAAAAGTGTGGTGAAGTAACCGTCATAGTGGACGGGCTATCACACTTGTTTGACTTGGAGTACAGTCTGAGTGAAGTGAATGAGTTCTGTAGGAGTGTGATCAGGTTGAGGGGCGAGGGACGGTCGCATGTGGTGCTGCACTGCCATGTGGCGTCAGAGGACCACGTCACCAACACCTGCGCCAACATGCTGTGTCACATGGCTGACACTGTTGTGGTGGTGGAGAACCTCTCATCAGGACTCAGTGCCGATGTCTCTGGACATCTGAAAGTGACATATCCTGGGCAGAAGTTTGTAGATGATGTCATAGATATTAAATCAGTCCAGTATCTGTTCAGATTATTTGATAAAGGAGTTAAAGTGTTTGCTCCCGGCTGtgtgtaataattattaataatacttaagcatttatgtattttattttgttatgaatattatattatatttgtacttttgaaatattttatattacattataaatagaaaaatttaacacattttgttgttttgttgaAAAATCTCTATAAAAATGTAGTTTatcatacttacctactactaTGTAGTGATTCTGAAGACTGATAAATAGAATGATTATATTCATTATTTGTTCACAAAAACAGTACAAATACCATTCAACAATAGATAAAATTTTCAGTTaccagaaaaaatattaaacagtattaaaattaagttttatgCCTTCAAACCTCTACTTAATATGTAACATCTTATTAATCTATGTCATTAGGTCGTATTTCAAACATCCAAAAAATTCCAAATCATCTAACATTCATCTTGAAACAATTCATTATCTACATGATTGATGATGGCACAGTCAACTGCCAACGatctattaaaattaatacacaAACAAAATGGAGTTATAATTTAGTGTCTAATTACTGGCGATGTGGTGGCATGAACATTTCATTTGTTGTGGTTATTAGCCGTTGCCATGGCAACCACACGAGGTAGTTCAAGTTTTATTTTGGAGAGGTTCAGTTGGAGTAGGACCGGGGGCGCGGCGCGAGGGTCGAAATGTCCACCTCCGATCGACGTCAAATGATAGGTCGTTTACGGATGATTGATTTGACGGACTGATTTATTGACGGCGAATTTCGGTGACACAAATTTTTGGATAGTTTGGGGTACTTCTAAATAGGTACCGTCATACTTGGTGTAACAGTGTGGTGGTGCACCGGATGCCATGACTCAGAGCAACCAGACTCCGGACAGGAGCGGCGCGGCGCCCAATGTCACCGAGGAGAAACTTATGgtaatcttcttcttcttatcgtgtcggtgacaaacactagaacTAGACTAGGGATTGTCaccatggtgaaaggattggtcAGTTGCTGACTGCCCAGAGTGCGTGGAAAGTACTGGAACAGGTGATACGTCACTGGAGGAGGCTCCTTTCGTGCACGGTAATATAATTACGACAGTAGGTAGGTGTCTATTAGCGCAGTGTGATTGCTCTAAGTACTGCAAactataattaggtactaattGGATGACTAATAGAtgaataggtaagtaggtacctattatttttttgtgctgTGAAATTTGGCAATGATTTGAGGTTTTCTATATTTCATCGTGACGCAGCACCTATTGTCTCAAAGAGTTTTCTCGTGAGATTTCCAAAATAGCCTAAAATATTAACTCCGAAAAATTCAGTGAGTAGTACGTACCTAactaaatatatacctatttgtgTCGAAATTATAAGAAATTGgtatttcttatattttttcgaacAAAACTTTAGGCAGATCCTTCATACTTATAGAAATAGAGCCGATGGGAGGTACGCATAGTCATCATGACTCCCATGATCTGATAAAATAGGAGATAAgctatattaaaatatactcaCGTTAACGGATAACACTTCCAATCTGTAAATTAAGTCTAGGTATCCTGTCCGATAAAATATGTTTGCTGCCTGGTGTGAAAATGAATGTTCTTACAAATGTagacaggtaggtaggtaacagTAGGTACGAAGTTTGCATAAATGAGGTGTTCTgcatttacttattttaaatgaaacgtGCATTGTGCATTATTTCAAATAGCAATGTCCCCATTGCATGCGAGGTGACGGTGCTAATagtttaatacaataaaacgGCACGGTCATATTCATTTGTTGGTAATTCAGTAACTTTTCGTCATTGAAACATACCTgctaaataaacaatttatatCCGTAGCTATTATTAGATGGGTACTATGGGTACTAaagtgtaagtaggtaatattttggTGCAGTAATGATGCACCTATCTATGCAGTGACACCACGCGTAAGTTATAAAATCTCTGAATTAACTCtgaattcatttatttacattcCAATTTAATGAAGTTAAAATGATGTGCTTAACTTAACTTTTGATgttaataactatttttttccTCCGCTCCGCTTTAATTAATATCTAAGTTCTctggtccaccaacccgcacttggccagcgtggtggactaggcctttCATTCATTGGacggagacccgtgccccagcagtggggacgtaatgggtcgtgatgtgaTGTAAACTCTCCATAAAAGATAGGTTCATATCTTTATTATCCCCGCAGGTGGCGGTGCGCGTGCGGCCGCAGCGCGCGGACGAGGGCGCGCGCATCGTGCACGTCGTCAGCGACAAGGTAACGCAACACCCAGGGGTctgaaacacaaaaaaattcATTTCCACCCTCACTTCACCATCACTGGAGAATGGAGTTGGAGAGTGGAGATGTAAACATTGAGCTTCCAACATTTACGcgcaataagtacctatactaatCCGTCACTGTAATCGGCATTGGTTTGAATTCGTGCAATCATGGCGCGCAAATCTTCTGATGTAACTTTTTTAGCACTCACCATAAATACAGCAAACGTAGCATAGGACGCCCACCCCGTATTGGTTGGATGATGAAGGCAGGTTACAGACAGCTATGGCGATCCTTGGGtccaacagtgggcgataaCGTGACGCCCTACCCGCGTAGACCCGTGGATGAGGAAAGCCGGGTACAGACTGCTATGGCAATCCTTGGGTCCAACAGTGGCCGATTACGTGTACTTATAACCTGATTGCTCCTACTGTGTAGAGTGGTCGAGACAGGAACCTCGGCCGAGCACTGTTTTattggtcgaggatcggccgagtatactgtctcgccactctactcggtaggtgtaatcagggtattattaatatcctCCATCAGATGCTGGTGCTGGAGGAGGAGGCGGACGCGCGGCGCGACgtgctgcgcgcgcgccgcggcgcCGACCGCCACTACGTGTACGACCGCGTGTTCGGAGAGGACAGCACGCAGGTACCTACCCACCTGTGTACAGTCCACCACGTAGATATCTGACCCCTCTTCTATAGGAAAATTGGGGAAAAGTCAGATGTCGCGTGGCTACTGGCAGACTTTTTACCCATTGAGTAGTTAAGTGCTGAAGCTGACGATTCAGCGGTTCATCCCTGGTGTCAGTCAAAAGGTAATAGTGCCTGGGAAACATGTCCGAGCTCACTACAAACTTGTATAATAAAACCGCTCTTCTTATATCTAACTCTACATACCTAATAGCCTTCCTTATGAGATGACTAATTAAACACTCTAGCCAACACCACATATGGAGTTACGTAGATCGACGTTTGCTTCTTAACCATACatcatttaggtacttacgacATAACACCTCAACCTATCCCCAGGGCGAGATCTACGAGCACGTGGTGGCGCCCCTAGTGACCGGGGCGCTGCAAGGGTTCGCCGGCGCGGTCTTCGCGTACGGGGCCACCGGCGCCGGCAAGACCCACACCATGACCGGCATGATGGGCCGCGCGCTGAGCCATCTGTTCTCCGCTATTGATGAGAGTGGCAACCCTGCGGGATATGAGGTATGTTtagtttaggtacttaccacgTTTATCTTAAGTACTGGCTTCGAAGTACTATCCATAACAGCAAAAGTGGTTATAAATGTGTCTTGTATTAGGTATTTGTATTCTCATGCTCACAATATGGCGCGTAGCAAAGCA is a window of Plutella xylostella chromosome 17, ilPluXylo3.1, whole genome shotgun sequence DNA encoding:
- the LOC119691549 gene encoding uncharacterized protein LOC119691549, which encodes MASDILSILKLDPATTSSSGGKVIIAKELNGCESTFIISSFFGEYYRSSTHTLLVLLHNPLSHYQNVSLRMNYNLQKLIDSGHLEVCDLAKKSVDNLLTGNSQLKDMGAKVMDKLTEMKKKCGEVTVIVDGLSHLFDLEYSLSEVNEFCRSVIRLRGEGRSHVVLHCHVASEDHVTNTCANMLCHMADTVVVVENLSSGLSADVSGHLKVTYPGQKFVDDVIDIKSVQYLFRLFDKGVKVFAPGCV